The following proteins are encoded in a genomic region of Dokdonia donghaensis DSW-1:
- a CDS encoding patatin-like phospholipase family protein produces MKIGLALSGGGIKGVAHVGLLKAFDEYNIKPAFVTGTSAGAIVGGLYAAGYDWETILDFFRKTSIFKLSRFARSKPGILDSLKFANDLATYFPEDSFETLQLPLSITATTVISGKQHIFNSGSLIKPIIASASFPGVFTPIDIDGTLYFDGGVIDDFPVEPLVQNCDYIIGSYVNPLSAMSITALKHSYQVLNRAYEINLHHRVKNKFDMCDILVCPDELSKFGTFSMRNVERIFQIGYASTCEALEKHFTLF; encoded by the coding sequence ATGAAAATAGGACTTGCATTATCTGGAGGTGGTATAAAAGGAGTTGCTCACGTGGGTCTCCTTAAAGCTTTTGATGAGTATAACATAAAACCCGCGTTTGTAACGGGTACAAGTGCTGGTGCCATTGTGGGTGGCCTTTATGCTGCAGGTTATGATTGGGAGACTATTTTAGACTTTTTTAGAAAAACTTCTATTTTTAAACTAAGCCGCTTTGCTCGTAGTAAACCCGGAATACTAGATTCCTTAAAGTTTGCAAATGATCTTGCCACATATTTTCCAGAAGATAGTTTTGAAACCTTGCAATTGCCACTCTCTATAACAGCAACCACAGTCATATCTGGGAAGCAACATATTTTTAATAGTGGTAGCCTCATTAAACCTATTATCGCATCGGCATCTTTTCCTGGAGTGTTTACTCCTATAGATATAGATGGGACTTTATACTTTGATGGCGGTGTGATAGATGATTTTCCTGTAGAGCCGCTAGTTCAAAATTGTGATTACATTATAGGGAGTTATGTAAATCCTCTCAGTGCTATGAGCATCACCGCTCTAAAGCACTCATATCAAGTACTTAATAGAGCTTATGAGATAAACCTACATCATCGTGTAAAAAATAAATTTGATATGTGCGATATCCTTGTTTGCCCAGATGAGCTCTCTAAATTTGGCACTTTTAGTATGCGCAATGTTGAGCGTATTTTTCAAATAGGATATGCTTCTACTTGTGAAGCTCTAGAAAAACATTTTACACTGTTTTAA
- a CDS encoding vanadium-dependent haloperoxidase, with amino-acid sequence MKLRIFGAVVLVFLTLQSCSDDEVTIPEVLEPSDIAFNQITVSNPTTQLVSDWTNLWLEIDQYAYGMRPTATSRALAYIHLAGYETAVFSIDGYISNASNLNGLTINNSERASNISLNLALNTCYSLVFDHFMYNVQADYDAKITQYRDAQEAQLVEGLSAETIVNSKSWGAYVAQQIIAYSQTDTAAESQITDPQPFSYEPPVGEGYWTYSADEERAWFPYWDQARTFIISSEETTTVAPPVAYSTEVGSEFYTQMMDVYTINNTAREDNNEDLWIAEFWSDDVEGLMTSPPGHQVSIANQLIGQYDTSPTVSLVLLLKLGFSLNDAAVSTWADKYEYMVMRPSVYIQEHIDPTYETNLYRFINWPNPSFPGYPSGHSAFASAAAGVFIDTFGNDTNFTDRSHEGRTEFRGAPRQFTSFTDMAQENGYSRIPLGVHIEMDCTEGLRLGYEVSDAVNAYNLTN; translated from the coding sequence ATGAAATTAAGAATCTTTGGTGCGGTAGTGCTTGTGTTTTTGACCTTGCAATCTTGTTCTGATGATGAGGTGACGATACCTGAAGTGCTAGAACCCTCAGACATTGCTTTTAATCAAATTACAGTAAGTAACCCCACAACACAGCTCGTTTCAGATTGGACTAACCTTTGGCTAGAAATTGATCAATATGCATACGGGATGAGACCTACCGCCACCTCTAGAGCACTGGCATATATACATCTTGCAGGCTACGAGACGGCCGTATTTAGTATAGATGGTTATATATCAAATGCTAGTAACTTAAATGGTCTCACTATAAACAATTCAGAAAGAGCTAGTAACATATCTCTTAATCTGGCACTCAACACGTGTTACAGTCTCGTTTTTGACCATTTTATGTATAATGTACAAGCAGATTACGATGCTAAAATTACTCAGTATAGAGATGCACAAGAAGCACAGCTAGTAGAAGGTCTTAGTGCAGAGACCATCGTAAATTCAAAAAGCTGGGGAGCCTATGTAGCACAACAAATTATTGCATATAGTCAGACAGATACCGCTGCCGAATCTCAAATAACAGACCCACAGCCCTTTAGTTATGAACCTCCTGTAGGAGAAGGATACTGGACCTATAGTGCAGATGAGGAAAGAGCTTGGTTTCCATATTGGGATCAAGCAAGAACTTTTATAATCTCTTCAGAAGAGACTACTACAGTTGCACCACCGGTAGCATATAGTACAGAAGTAGGGAGTGAGTTTTATACTCAAATGATGGATGTATACACTATTAATAATACAGCTAGAGAAGATAATAATGAAGATTTATGGATTGCAGAGTTTTGGTCTGATGATGTAGAGGGACTTATGACAAGTCCTCCCGGACACCAAGTGTCTATAGCAAACCAGCTCATAGGGCAGTATGATACTAGCCCTACAGTATCTCTTGTACTATTACTCAAATTAGGGTTTTCACTTAATGATGCTGCGGTATCTACTTGGGCAGATAAGTATGAGTATATGGTAATGCGACCTAGTGTTTATATACAAGAACATATTGACCCCACTTATGAAACTAACCTTTATAGATTTATAAACTGGCCTAACCCGTCATTTCCTGGGTATCCATCGGGGCACTCAGCATTTGCATCTGCAGCGGCAGGAGTTTTTATAGATACATTTGGTAACGATACAAACTTTACAGACAGATCTCACGAGGGGAGGACAGAGTTTAGAGGAGCACCTAGACAGTTTACATCTTTTACAGATATGGCACAAGAAAATGGCTACTCTAGAATACCGCTAGGTGTGCATATAGAGATGGACTGTACAGAAGGATTGCGACTGGGTTATGAAGTCTCAGATGCGGTTAACGCTTATAATTTGACTAACTAG
- a CDS encoding M14 family zinc carboxypeptidase — protein MLYTKGFDFACGSKGVATGIQIDLNNNEIEILEDLNIPYEVTIENLVDFISARNNEKLPEAKAQLQQLKDLSIGLSPNSSKSLNENTRSFSQSSESIPSAIQYDGCAEIDWTPQNFVLGSMGGAYNYQEILDELARMQQLYPNIISVVKDASPTNQKTHGYTGTNPDIDQQTMWYVKISDNPDMDEAGEPQSLITGAAHAREVSSVMNIIYYMWYILESYDSDPLIKSMIDHQELYFIPVINPDGYIYNGIQAPNGGGNQRKNLRPGTGNGQYTQGVDLNRNSPYYWGIDDSGSSPSVTAGTYRGPTPASEPETQIIADFIQTKDIKLAVNHHSGLNSIVTSSYNGSTSAAPSGREDEFQELMQNVTHYNRYIHGSAPNTLYEANGDFNDWMLGGPPVTTNPSGGGTYTNSGSGKNIIAFTPENGDEFAPDPSHIVSIAKRALRMNLITSLSAGKYAQLHDLTNTDITPSNQTLNFAVEYIGQTLDDLTLTVTPVSSNIASITPLSATALNGMAKLEQREVSFPITFNGTPQANELIEYEVTLSNGDFDIYKAVYRKYYNPTVVIDADGISNWTGNWVNYTNGYNGSTNAISVVSSGSYGNNIVRTTTLNNALDLSASNGFMIQFNAFWDIERNFDLVQLEASTDGTNWTALCGKYNKPAAPTSVNNHFNNTKGGPGNPSSHQEDNGTYVYDGDQIVGGANKWVMEEVFIDFENNTQFLGETGVQLRFRFDSDVSNIQDGYNTDFAGFVFDNFKVLSLDSYAPELCDDAVINNFPHTESFENGLGDWSQNQEDDGDMFRFSGGTPSGTTGPNSASNGSFYLYTEATEDTDAPDENLGNNATAILTSPCFDLSNATSATFNFDYHMFGNNMGNLVVEVIDDESFTWTPLFTQNGSTGATQNIWSSESAALTPYLDKTIKIRFVATTGNGFSSDIAIDNLELTAIIDDPDSVPPVASCQNITVTLGADGSVTILPSQIDNGSTDDNAITDLSLDIDTFDCSDIGDNTVTLTVTDPGNNSDSCTATVTVEPYITPPANLSASAIDATTAILTWDATVGSDYRLRFRESGTTSWTTSNLTTNSLSLDALTPETTYEVQVRANCSTGNTPYSAIVNFTTTAIMYCDAASADTSEEYISNVTLNDGTNDIIDNDSGANTLGYEDFTAINASIKQGATFSISITKEWPGTNYDEALGVWIDYNRDGSFDGVNEEVFIQAGNQTTPVIENNLTIPLDATLGETRMRVIMRYQVTPEACGNFDYGQVEDYTLTILPASTDYVYDNGLWTPEDPSGIATIDDNIQVLSGTTALTANTFINNVTVSPGATLDLGTTTLSTTGNITNTGALTASDATLELNGTSAQSIFGNEFELGSLTLNNPEGAILYAPLKLTTLLTLTNGQLNTSNLLTLGSDVNGTAMVDVITGGSIVGNVTTERYIPARRAFRLLSSPVTSSTSINTNWQEDSNNTGINYPTDNVDPNPGYGTHITGSTTGENGFDATGSGNPSLFALNNGAQVWEAITNTDVTTLTAGTPLRLMVRGDRSIDLTTNAATPSNTTLRSTGTLATATIQTTGADLNHNAGAFNFIGNPYQASVNVNDVLAGSNNIKASEVWVWDATLGARGQYVTVLLDGTGSSNGATSKSYHYIQPGQSFFTATENTVGDNSTSVVFNETDKAVGHDVTVFNNNATTFASSSQLIAKLYRTDRYGTDAGLQDNFVILYDNNYSNELTSEDVSKFYNIDENMGILKEGTLLSVDKLAMPTENDQVKLYNALYRVSNYTLDITVNGFNEVTPYLEDTYTGELTMLENGLNTIAFSVDETIDASIDATRFKIVYQAQALSTEGNDAIDFAMYPNPVTDGTLSLTATKLAGLTVDVTITNLLGQQVIAQPVSFTGATATLTNLHNLKAGVYILSITSQDVAISHRIVIQ, from the coding sequence ATGTTATATACAAAAGGGTTTGATTTTGCTTGTGGTAGTAAAGGAGTTGCGACAGGTATTCAAATCGATTTGAATAATAATGAAATTGAGATTCTTGAAGATTTAAATATTCCTTATGAAGTTACTATAGAAAATCTAGTAGACTTTATAAGCGCTAGAAACAATGAAAAACTTCCAGAGGCAAAGGCTCAACTACAACAACTTAAAGACTTGAGTATAGGTTTAAGCCCAAACTCTTCTAAAAGTCTTAACGAGAATACCAGGTCCTTTAGTCAAAGCTCAGAAAGTATTCCTAGTGCAATACAATATGATGGCTGTGCTGAGATAGATTGGACTCCTCAAAACTTCGTACTAGGTAGTATGGGAGGTGCATATAATTATCAGGAGATTTTAGATGAACTAGCAAGGATGCAACAATTGTACCCTAACATTATCTCTGTAGTAAAAGATGCTTCACCTACTAATCAAAAAACACACGGCTACACAGGTACAAATCCAGACATAGATCAACAAACTATGTGGTACGTAAAAATTTCTGATAATCCCGATATGGATGAAGCAGGTGAACCTCAATCATTAATTACGGGTGCCGCACACGCAAGAGAAGTGAGCAGTGTTATGAATATAATTTACTATATGTGGTATATTCTAGAGAGTTATGATTCTGACCCACTTATAAAGAGTATGATTGATCATCAAGAATTATATTTTATACCAGTAATTAATCCTGATGGATATATTTATAATGGAATACAAGCTCCTAATGGTGGTGGAAATCAAAGAAAGAATTTAAGACCGGGTACTGGTAATGGACAATACACACAAGGTGTTGATCTTAACAGAAACTCACCTTACTATTGGGGAATAGATGATAGTGGATCTTCACCTTCTGTTACTGCAGGGACTTATAGAGGTCCTACCCCAGCTTCAGAACCTGAAACACAAATTATTGCAGATTTTATACAAACTAAGGATATTAAACTAGCAGTAAATCATCACTCTGGGTTAAACTCTATCGTTACCTCTTCATATAACGGAAGTACTAGCGCTGCTCCTTCTGGAAGAGAAGATGAGTTTCAAGAACTAATGCAAAATGTTACTCACTACAACCGCTATATTCACGGTTCTGCGCCTAACACTTTATATGAGGCAAATGGTGATTTTAATGACTGGATGCTCGGAGGCCCTCCGGTAACGACTAATCCATCTGGAGGAGGAACTTATACAAATTCTGGTTCAGGCAAAAACATCATCGCATTCACACCAGAAAATGGAGATGAGTTTGCTCCAGATCCTTCTCATATTGTCTCTATTGCAAAAAGAGCATTACGTATGAATTTAATTACAAGTCTCTCTGCAGGTAAGTATGCACAACTACACGACCTTACTAATACAGATATTACTCCCTCTAACCAAACACTTAACTTTGCAGTTGAATATATAGGACAGACACTAGATGACCTTACCCTTACTGTAACACCAGTAAGCTCAAACATTGCCTCTATTACACCACTAAGCGCAACAGCCCTAAACGGAATGGCAAAACTTGAACAACGCGAGGTAAGTTTTCCGATAACATTTAATGGTACGCCACAAGCTAATGAGCTTATTGAATATGAAGTAACATTAAGTAATGGTGATTTTGATATCTATAAGGCGGTATATCGTAAATATTACAATCCGACTGTCGTAATAGATGCAGACGGAATCTCAAACTGGACAGGTAACTGGGTAAATTATACAAATGGATATAATGGTAGTACTAATGCTATATCTGTAGTATCAAGTGGGTCTTATGGGAATAATATAGTAAGAACAACAACTTTGAATAATGCACTAGATTTAAGCGCATCAAATGGGTTTATGATTCAGTTTAATGCCTTTTGGGATATTGAACGTAATTTTGACTTAGTACAGCTTGAAGCTTCAACAGATGGAACAAACTGGACTGCTCTATGTGGTAAATACAATAAACCAGCTGCTCCTACTTCTGTTAATAATCACTTTAATAACACAAAAGGAGGACCTGGAAATCCAAGTAGTCATCAAGAAGATAATGGAACCTATGTATATGATGGTGACCAAATTGTAGGAGGAGCAAACAAATGGGTGATGGAAGAAGTGTTTATTGACTTCGAGAATAACACTCAATTCTTAGGAGAAACTGGAGTGCAACTTCGTTTTAGGTTTGATAGTGACGTAAGTAACATACAAGATGGATATAACACTGATTTTGCTGGTTTTGTATTTGACAACTTCAAAGTTTTGTCTCTTGACTCGTACGCGCCTGAATTATGTGATGATGCAGTAATTAACAACTTTCCTCACACAGAGAGTTTTGAAAACGGCTTAGGTGACTGGTCACAAAACCAAGAGGATGACGGAGATATGTTTCGTTTTTCTGGGGGAACTCCATCCGGAACCACAGGACCAAATAGCGCAAGTAACGGTTCATTCTACCTTTATACAGAAGCTACCGAAGATACTGATGCGCCAGATGAAAATTTAGGTAATAATGCAACTGCTATTCTTACTAGTCCTTGCTTTGATTTATCTAACGCAACAAGTGCCACATTTAACTTTGACTATCATATGTTCGGTAATAATATGGGTAATCTTGTTGTAGAAGTTATAGATGACGAGAGTTTTACTTGGACCCCTCTATTTACACAAAACGGAAGTACTGGAGCAACACAAAACATCTGGAGTTCTGAAAGTGCTGCTCTGACTCCATATTTAGATAAGACTATTAAAATAAGGTTTGTTGCTACAACTGGTAATGGTTTTTCAAGCGATATCGCGATTGATAATCTAGAGCTTACAGCTATAATAGATGATCCAGACAGTGTTCCTCCAGTTGCATCTTGTCAAAATATTACAGTAACATTAGGAGCAGATGGATCTGTAACAATTCTACCTTCTCAAATAGACAATGGATCTACAGATGATAATGCAATAACAGATTTAAGTCTAGATATTGATACATTTGATTGTAGCGATATAGGTGATAACACCGTTACACTTACAGTTACAGACCCAGGAAACAACTCAGATAGTTGTACAGCTACTGTTACTGTCGAGCCATACATCACCCCGCCTGCTAATCTTTCTGCTTCGGCTATTGATGCTACAACGGCAATACTAACTTGGGATGCAACAGTGGGTAGTGACTATAGATTACGCTTTCGCGAAAGCGGAACAACGTCTTGGACCACATCAAATCTCACTACAAATTCATTAAGCTTGGATGCCTTAACTCCAGAAACCACATACGAGGTACAAGTAAGAGCAAATTGTAGTACAGGTAACACGCCATATAGTGCTATAGTAAATTTTACAACAACGGCAATAATGTATTGCGATGCAGCAAGTGCAGATACCTCTGAAGAGTACATTAGCAATGTAACTCTTAATGATGGTACTAACGATATTATTGATAATGACTCTGGAGCAAATACTTTGGGTTATGAAGACTTTACCGCTATCAATGCAAGTATTAAACAAGGTGCTACCTTCTCAATATCAATAACAAAGGAATGGCCTGGAACAAATTATGATGAAGCGCTCGGTGTCTGGATAGATTACAACAGAGATGGAAGTTTTGATGGGGTTAATGAAGAGGTATTTATTCAAGCAGGTAATCAAACAACACCTGTAATTGAAAATAACCTCACAATACCTTTAGATGCAACATTAGGAGAAACAAGAATGCGTGTAATAATGCGTTACCAAGTCACTCCTGAAGCCTGCGGAAACTTCGATTATGGTCAAGTTGAGGATTATACCCTAACAATTTTACCAGCATCGACAGATTATGTGTATGACAACGGGTTATGGACACCAGAAGATCCAAGTGGTATTGCAACTATAGATGACAATATTCAAGTACTATCTGGAACCACAGCCCTAACGGCAAATACTTTCATAAATAATGTAACTGTAAGCCCAGGTGCAACTCTCGATCTAGGCACTACTACCTTATCTACAACAGGTAATATCACAAATACCGGTGCGCTTACGGCTAGCGATGCAACTTTAGAACTAAATGGTACAAGCGCTCAAAGTATTTTTGGTAATGAATTTGAACTAGGTTCACTTACCTTAAATAATCCAGAAGGTGCTATATTATATGCACCATTAAAACTTACAACGCTACTAACACTTACAAATGGTCAACTTAACACAAGTAACCTACTTACGCTAGGCAGTGATGTAAATGGTACTGCTATGGTAGATGTTATTACTGGAGGAAGCATTGTAGGTAACGTTACAACAGAACGTTATATACCGGCAAGAAGAGCCTTTAGATTACTATCAAGCCCTGTTACTTCTTCAACAAGTATTAATACAAACTGGCAAGAAGATAGTAACAACACAGGTATTAACTACCCAACAGATAATGTAGATCCTAATCCAGGTTATGGTACCCACATTACAGGCTCTACCACTGGAGAAAATGGTTTTGACGCTACAGGTTCTGGTAACCCTTCACTCTTTGCTCTTAATAATGGAGCACAAGTTTGGGAGGCTATTACAAATACGGATGTAACGACACTTACAGCGGGAACTCCATTACGACTTATGGTACGAGGTGATAGAAGTATAGACCTGACAACTAATGCTGCTACACCTTCTAACACGACACTTAGAAGCACTGGAACGCTGGCAACTGCAACTATCCAAACCACTGGAGCAGACCTAAACCATAATGCAGGAGCTTTTAACTTTATTGGTAATCCATATCAGGCATCTGTAAACGTAAACGATGTACTTGCTGGATCTAATAACATAAAGGCAAGTGAAGTATGGGTATGGGACGCAACCCTTGGTGCTAGAGGACAGTATGTAACCGTATTACTAGATGGAACTGGCTCTAGCAATGGTGCTACTTCAAAAAGCTACCATTACATACAACCAGGACAGTCATTCTTTACAGCTACTGAAAATACTGTAGGAGATAACTCTACGTCTGTTGTGTTTAATGAGACAGATAAAGCTGTTGGCCACGATGTAACTGTTTTCAACAATAATGCAACGACGTTTGCTAGCTCGTCACAACTTATCGCAAAACTTTATAGAACCGACAGGTACGGTACCGATGCAGGTTTACAAGACAATTTTGTAATTCTTTATGATAACAATTACAGTAATGAGTTAACTAGTGAAGATGTATCAAAGTTTTATAACATCGATGAAAATATGGGAATCTTAAAAGAAGGTACCCTACTTAGTGTAGATAAACTTGCTATGCCTACAGAAAATGATCAAGTAAAACTCTATAATGCCTTATACAGAGTATCTAATTATACATTAGATATTACAGTAAACGGTTTTAATGAAGTTACACCTTATCTAGAGGATACCTACACAGGGGAGCTTACAATGCTAGAGAATGGTCTTAACACGATAGCTTTTTCTGTAGATGAAACTATAGATGCAAGTATAGACGCTACTCGATTTAAAATAGTTTATCAAGCACAAGCGCTATCTACAGAAGGTAATGATGCCATAGATTTTGCAATGTACCCTAACCCAGTAACAGATGGGACATTATCTCTTACAGCTACAAAACTTGCAGGATTAACTGTAGATGTTACCATTACAAATCTCTTAGGGCAGCAAGTCATTGCACAACCAGTTTCATTTACTGGCGCTACCGCTACCCTAACTAATTTACATAACCTAAAAGCAGGTGTTTATATCCTATCCATTACAAGTCAAGATGTAGCTATATCGCACAGAATTGTAATTCAATAA